A stretch of DNA from Coccidioides posadasii str. Silveira chromosome 1, complete sequence:
CGTCATTGAGGTTTTTAAGCTGGAGGATTCTGGACACGGTGGAATTTTATCGGATGCTTTCATCGAATGGCGCTCACGGAATTGAACTCGACAACAGATATTTGTATCATTATGTCTCAAATTTTCGTCTTGATACCCATACTATGCGTTTTGGCGTCTTTAGCAATCCCATTGTGCGAGGCAGTTCTTGTGCAGGTGTCCTTTGAATATCTGTTGGTCTACGCAACACAGTGGCCCCCGAGCTTTTCAGAAATTAGGAAGATCCCACACATCAAGGAAGCCGCTAGGGTTTCTAGCCAAAAGCTTGGACCAGTGATCCCAAAATTTCCGTTGGAAACTTGGCCCGTGATTTGGCTTTTGTTGGGCATCTTACGTCGCAAGACCGAGATGACCAGTATATTCCATATGTGCTAATTCCTCACTCATCCCTCTGAAGCTCCTCGTATGCGCTTAAAGTACTCCTCCCGTTGCGCTCTCTTTTCCGCAGCCTTGACTGCATTCTTATGCCGTCTTCCTGCCATATGGATCTCCCACTGCCTTTCAGTCATAGCCGCTGCATTGCAGACATCACAGGTCTTGCGTTTGATTTCCATATCATCGCTAGAAGATTGGGCCTCTCGTTTCTTAAGTTCAAACACCTTTCTTGCGATCTCCGATATCTCATTTGGGTGCGGCCGAGGGTTACCAGAGATGAAAGCTTCGGCGACCTTTTCAGCAGGTAAACGAACTGCCCTTTTCCAATCATCCACGTTTGTCGAATCGAGAATATACAAACGGTCAGTAGCGTTAGCTGATTCCAGCGACTTCCACAGTCTGCCTTGGATCCATTTGATCTGGCTACGGGAATATTGTCTGGTGGCTGATTTGACGAATTCAACGCGTTCTTTTTTCAGCCCCTGGAGTTCCTCGGGCGACATCTGGCCGGAAGAGAGAGCACTGATATAAGGATCCAATTCTTTGAATCCGATAGAAACCCAAACGCCCCTGGTCCTATCGATATGAACACCTTCAGACTCTTTTTCCTTAAGGTAATTAAACATATGTTTCGCCTCGCTTAATAAGCCTTGGTCGATCATAGCATCCACTCGATCATCTAGCCTTTGATGAAGGATGTCTCTATCACTATGAACCCAGAAGAGCAGTGTCGGAAATCTCAAATGCCCGGTTTCCCCATCTTCACACACATCGCCACTGGCACGATGCTGTTGTGCGTTAGTGGATGCTAAGAGGCTTTTTAGCCGCATTTTTTGTTGCTTATATATCTCTGATGCTGGTTTTCCAGTATGCAAATATATCTGTAGAGAACGTCGAATCTTTCTTCTCTCGTTCGGATGCCAGCGCGCCGCCATCACAGGATCAACCTCCCGTAGTTTCTGGAGCATTTCTTCCGCTGGGGCATTCAAGATGGGCCACTTTTCGCCCTCTGCAATTTCATCAAACTCTTGATTGGTAatctcatcttcatccttcCTTCTATCCACGAGTTGTTCGTGGAACAGGACAGACTGGGTATAGTAATGCGTGCCGCCAACAAGTATTGGCAGTTTTCCCCTTGATCTTATCTCTTCAATAAGTTCAAGACAACTTTTTTGGAACTGGCTAACCCTCCACGGCTCCTGGTCTATATCTATACATGCGATCAAATGATGTGGGATTCCATCCCGTTCCTCGACCGGTATTTGATTAGTTGTTATGGGCAGGCCTTTATACATCTGCATGGCATCTCCATTGATGATTTCCCCATCGAAGCGAACAGCCAAGTCAACTGCCAACTATCAATTGTTTAGTTTTGGAAAAAACAAAATGAAATGACGCTTGTAAGGGGTCTTGATATCATCCAACTGTATGATATACGGAGGGCATTCGGGTTTGGTGACCAACCTTGGACTTTCCAGTTCCCGTGGCCCCAAGGACTGTGATGAGGGGCTTCATGCGGATTCGTAGTGGAGTTGAGTAGAACCTAACAGGATTAAATGTCCTGAACATGAGTAACTCGATGGTTGATAGACGTCTTCTGCCAATTGCTTTCTCGCGGGTAAAATCGCCGTTGAAAAACCCGCTTACATAAAACGAACAACTGCGTCACTGGAGACAGCAGCGGAGAGTGACCCCCGCAATCGAGAAAAGTCGTATTATTTTGCGAAAGCCATTCCCACGTCTGGTTCAGTCAATTGTTCAGCCTTAAGGCCACACCAGCTATCGTCTAAACTATTCCATTTTTTCCAACTGCGGAATAATTTGTATTTAGTGCCATGGCGTCAGCCACTCCGGATTCATCCGTTCACGTTCACGACCTCAACTACAGCTTTCCCGACGGCACAGCTGGTCTTACAAACATCAATCTTGACCTCCCTCTGGGAAGCCGTACCTTGCTAATTGGAGGTCAGATATGTTCTTCATTCCTCTAATCTTGACCTATCCAGTAGTCAATCGCCGCTAATTGTCCATCTAATAGCGAATGGTGCGGGTAAAAGCACTCTCCTCCGTCTCCTCTCAGGAAAACGCCTGGCTCCAGCTAATACCGTAACTATCGGTGGTGTCGATCCTTTTAAGGAGGGGCTTGAAGGCGTCACATATCTCGGGGTGGAATGGGTCCTGAACCCCATCGTCCGCACAGACATTGATGTTCCCACCCTCCTCGCATCCGTTGGAGGCGACCACTACCCTGAACGTCGCGATGAATTGGTCGAGATTCTCGACGTAGATCTATCATGGCATATGCACGCTGTTTCTGACGGTGAGCGGCGCCGTGTTCAGCTCGCCATGGGTCTACTGCGGCCATGGAATCTGCTCCTGCTGGATGAAATTACTgttgatctagatctactCAGTCGGGCAAATTTCCTGGCATTTTTGCGAAGAGAGACGGAAATCCGACCGTGCACTATCTTGTATGCCACTCACATCTTGGATAACCTTGCAAATTGGCCCACTCATCTTGTGCACATGCATATGGGCCAAGTACGAGACTGGGGTGCGATTGAAAAGTTTTACGCCGGAAAACCAAGAGTGTCTGAGAATAGTCAACTTGGTGAGTTGGTTCTAGAATGGCTGAAGAGGGATTTAAAAGAAAGAGGGCCGCGACCCGGAAGGCCGAGTGAGAGTAAAGTGGAACCAGGATATAACATGGAAATATAGGCGGAGTCGGCTGGCATGTGACGTTCAACCCTTTTTAACCTCTTAACTGGGTTTTCTCAACCCTTAACGGTGAGACGAATTTCCTTCTCTAGTCaattatcaaattttacAAGGGATATACTGTAGTGGATGAGTGAGTTTCTGCTTCAACGCCATAGAAAAATACTTGGTCTAGAGACAAGCTATGTAAATATATACTTTTTAACCAAGAAGGGACCCAAAAACGCTGTCTTAACGTGGAACGTCATCAATGTTGTATAGCCGGACCGAAGAATCGTCACTTGCGACAGCAAGCTGGTATCCAGGCTTCTTTTCATTCGACGTAGATATTGGTCGCCATGCCAATTGCAAAATACCTTTGGATGGGCTTTGATGCTTGGGTATAGTCACCTGCGACCCAGGTGTGAAGCTATCTATAGCAATATCATGGATGCTAACCTCCCCGGAGTCGTCTCCAACAGCCAAAGACAACCTACCATCAAGGACTGTGGGTAGGAAGTCAATCGCGGTAACCGGACGAGCAATGGGGATGCTGGACTTGCACACAAAAGCTGTGCCTTCCTGAGCCCATACTTTAACCGATTTATCTCGGCCAGCAGTTGCAAAAACGCTGGTTGTTGGGTGCGGTGCCCAACTCGCACTAAGTATCATCCGCGAGTGCGCTTTGAGATTCGAACTAAAAGGACGATATAAAGATTTATCCGTGAAATCACGCTCAAAGACAGCCCATTGCCGATCACGTCCGACACTCAAGAGATATCGATCATCATATGAAAAACGAAGAGAGGTTATCGTCAATGAATGCGCCGTGAGTGGCGGGCGTATCTCGCGCCATGTTTGGGTATCGTATAGGCGAATAACTGCGTGATCTATGGAGCTAGCTTTGCACGCAGTGGCGATAAGAGACCGGTCATTAGTAGCTGCAACAGCTGAGATTTCATAGCCGTGACCATATAATTTTTCATGCTCTGGCCATAGCGTGTGTCTGGCTAGATGATCTTCCAGCGGAGGACGATCGGGATCTAACTGAACTGCCTGCAATGGCGCTTCGCCTTCCGTTCCGTTCTCCTCACCCTCACCCTCATGCTCAGCATCAGCATCAGCATCATCCACTGCCTTATTCGAGAGCCCAAGAACCGGAATATTAGCAGCTTCGGCCATGTCTTCTGTGGATGACTGTGCAAAACCGGACAGCCGTTCCAGCAGCTGTGCGATTGATTTTGTCTCATTAAATACCCGCAGAAGTTTCTCATCGGCACCAGATACGAACCTTGTCGGACCAAGGGAGGCAATGCAATTCAAATCATATCCGTGAATTTGCGGCCGCGAAAACTCATGCCAGGAATGGTAGCCATTGTGCTTCCAACTAGCATGCAACCTTGTCGTCTGATCCGCGCTTGTGGATAGGAGATATCCACCACTCGGTTCCCAGACAATGTCATTGACCGCTCTCACATGCCCGGTAATGCCTAGTATCTGCACCCATGCATCTGCATCGGTATCGTATCTCCAGGATCTCCAACTACCGGTTCGGCCCAAGCTTATAACAACGTCCCCATCTGGGGACCAAAGCCCAATCCAAAATCCTCCAGCGCTGCCAGTGGCAGTTGTGGATCCCTTCTGGACACTTATTTCTCCCATCCTGGACCCAGAAAACCAGACCCCCGATACCGGATCAGACTCCCATATCACCAAAGAATTATCAGCCGATGAAGACATCAACTGAAGCTTTTGAGGATTTGGATGCCATGAAATAGAATATACCCAATCTTCATGGCCAAAAAGCAAAGCTTCAAATGTGACAGTATAGGTGGTTCCCGCTGCATCAAAGGTATGCGCCTTGTTCGATAAGGCCTGTTCCATGCCTCCCAAAATTGCATCTTCTGCATTTCGTACTGCTGGAATAGCTGCAAGTCCTGGATGCACCCTCCATAAGCGGATATATTTGTCTTGACTGGCTGATGCGAGCAGGAAATCTTGCGATCCCGGCAGATCGGTACTTGTGAAAGCAAGAGCTCTTATCCACCCTTCATGTCCCGTCAAAGTGGCTTTCAACTCAAAGTGGGCCTCATTTATATCTTGCGCAACGTAAATTTGAACAGTGCTTCTCGTACCTCCCACAGCTAGCATGAGCCCTCCGCTGGTAGTACCTGGATTAAGCTTCCTTAACGCCACTGTGAGGGGGAAGAAACGAGGCTTGACCGTGACAGATTCCAGTAGACTAGCTTGTATCCCTTTCCCAGCTTCTTCCGTAATCTTCCAAGCCTTTATCGTTCCATCTGCTGCTCCAGAAACAAAGACATCTGAATTTTCGGCGACGGCGATACAATTGATCGAATTTTCATGCCCTTGTAACGTGGCCGCGAGTGTAAAAGTCAGCGGACTTGACTCGCTAGGCACCCAGATCCTTAGTGTTCGATCAACCGAGCCTGTAATCAACAGCGGACGTTTCGAATCTGCGTTTCGTAGCGAGTGAAACTTCACCACATTGACTTTGTCTGTGTGGCCAGCTAAGATAGCGTGCACGCCGCGATTATGTCGGTCCTACCACAAATTAGCTAGGAACAATTCAGGAGCATCTACATATCCATACTGCAGGATCCCAAAGTGCAACATTGTTGTCTGCTCCATATGCGACGAGGCCAGACTGTTTGTGCCAGTCCGCCGCAGCCGGATGTCTATTGCCTCCGACGCAGATATATTCCGTTGTAATGGACACCATGAATGGCTACCGGTAGGGGTAATATTCGAGGAAAAAGGATGCAATAAGGAACTTATGAAACCTTGTGGCCTCTAACGTGAAGAGGCTTGAGTGTattactccgtatggagAACAGTCGTTTTACTGATGATTGCCCCAAGCCAAGCTTCTGAGCTTATCGATAAGATATTTTCTGCCCCCTCCCTCTCAGAACTGCCTTCACAAACTACAGCCTCCGGCTCATAATTGACAATCTTGGACGTATTATTTAATTCTTACTCTTTGATAACACCATGGGCTCCCACATGACAGGCGAGAATGGCCAACTAGCCTTGCTCGATATCACAGTGGAATTCACGTTCGTCTCCCAGATCAAAGGCTAACCCCGCAGACCGCAAACCACAGCAAGATGCATTGAAATGCTAACCCCATAGCTCTAGTGGAGGGTTAGAAATGCTCTTTTCAAACCAGCGCAAACACAAGATTTCCTTGCCTTCATTAGACATAACCGGTGCTCCGTCCAACATCGCTTATCTTATCAAGTATCTCTGCCAGAATCTGATGAAAGACGAGCGTAAGGAGCTGTTCGTCCTGGATGACTCAGTGTAGGCTGTTTCCTTCAAAATTAAGCTCCCTGATTAATGCTAATATATGGTACTTTACAGACGTCCCGGTATACTCGTGCTTATCAATGATGCGGATTGGGAGCTGGAGGGAGAAGAACAGTATCGAATACAACAAAATGATAATATTCTATTTGTATCGACCCTCCATGGAGGGTAGATTTGGGAGGGGAAAGGCAACAGGGACGTATGCTCCTCATCATAGACGAGGAAAAATCATGACATATCTTTACATATATAAATGTGACATTAACGGTCCGTTATACGACGTCCTCAACGTGGAGTTGCGAGATCCTTTCTGGGTTGCGTGGCGTCCTCAGCCCACTTTGTGGAGTCCCTCCTCTAGTCAGAGCACCAATGGAGCCATCGGGCATCGGAGAAACAGTGCCACTAGGTGGCACAGGTATTTTGATGTCTTCAGGAGAACCGGGGATTATTTCTGGTGGAAGATTCGGGACATGTATCCTTTTGGCTTCGTTATTATAACTTGCGGGAATAATCTATTTAAGCAGGCGAGTTAATTCCGCATTATTTGGAGAATTGGGATTCAACCAATTACCTCGATGATTTCATCTCGAGGGAACGACAAGAAGGGGATGTCGGCTGCGTTACACGCCATCAGATAGCCGTACAGCACACGGAGAACGCTCTCGTGCGCGATGATAAGGAGATCGTTTCTCTCACGTTCCAACTCGAGAATAATAGGCTCAAGCCGAACAGCCAGATCATGGTACGACTAAAACATTAGCGAATGCAGCCTCTCCGGGTTAGATCACGCTCACCTCAGCCCTAGGGTAGCGATGATGGTAGGGATCTTCATCGTGCTGTTTTACTTCATCAGGGTATTCCTCCCGGATCCGCCTTTCTGACATTTTTTCACACACTCCCGGGTTTAGCTGGCTCAATTGCGACCTGTGACGCGTTTTAAAGCCTTTTTTATGCAGGTATTGTGCAGTTTCTATTGTCCTGCGCCGTGTTGAAGTCCATACAATAAGTGGTCGTGCTTGTGCTTCTAAATCTCCTTGTTCCAAGGCGACTCGCCTTTCCTCCTCACGGTGTTCAAGAAGTCGTCGGGTCATTTTTTGAGCATATTCCTCCCCCTTCGGAGAAAGGGACGCATCTGCTTTGTAAGAATCTGCTTCGAGAGAAGTTCCAGCCTGCAAAATAATTAGCGGATTTCATAAGTTTACCACCCATTCCATGGCAATGACGTACCCGTGCGAAATATGTACGTCTATTTTGGATATGCAGATTCAAAAGATAGAAAACGATACGATGGTGAAGATACCCGAAACTGCAGTTGTTTATCATCATTTTGTCCCCAGCATTAATCATCTGATATTGTCAGCGAAGAATCTAGGATAGGTTTGAGTGTAAAGGGACGAACCTTAATATAATTCAAATCCTTTTCTTCCATAGTCTGAAACTGTGGTATACGGGCCGAAATTCTCGCTAAGTAATCCTTTACAGCGTCTTTAGGATCCCATCCTTTGTACTAGTGCGTCACTTATATGAGCTTCGTTTAGCAGCTTGGGGTCTTCATCGAGAACTCACATCGGGTGAAGATATTTTTACCCTTTGTACGTTCTCCTCAATTATCCTCTCATTGTCACACCATGATTCAATAAAGAGAGTCTAAACATATTAGTCAAGCCTCGGAGACATTTGGGCACTTTGTAACTCACTTGAATGCCGTATTTACCAAACTCCTTTGCGAGTGACCTTCTACCTGCTGCGATAGGGTTGACAGCATCATATATGGCAACTTGACCATTTTCATCGCTAAGGAAATGGTATATATCATCTCTGCACTTTTTGACAATTTTTTGTCTCAAAAGAACGGATGAAGCGGATGCTAACAATACAAGGTAAGCGAATGATCCAAGCTAGCTAGTGATGAAAACAGGATATCGATAATTAAATGAGAAAATCAAGATTCATATAGACCAAGTTGGGTCAGATCGGGGGAATGTTCGGATCGTACACTCGAGTCAGGAGGGGAATTTCACCACACCTTTCACGAAGAAATAGTCCTCAGGGAGATCCTGTCCAGGGACAACTGTGGCACGTCGATAGTCTCCAAGATGGAATATGCGGGTCTTAACACCTAGCCTGTACAGTCACAAAACAAGTCACTGGGTCAGACCGGAATGAAGTCAACACTAGCATAACATGATTCAGGTGAGACATTACACACCAACGCAAATATCTTGCGATAGCCACCGAAATGTGACTGAGAACATACGATTAGTCATTGGTATATGTAATTAGTGCACGATATACCGACGTTTTGCCTCTGGCGGGTAAGCCAACAGTAATAATGACAATTCGACCAGAGTGGAACAGACGGCCAGACTCTGTACTGTAGAGCTGTGCCGGTGCAATCTCCGGTTTATCCGGAAGATCGTGAATAGCGTCCACGAACGTGCTGGACTTTCGCCGGAATCGAGGCGAGCTGGCGATAACATCCGGATTTCTGATAGCGGTTAGAGCGAGTCCACAGACCGAGCTCATTCAAAGATATAAACACTAGTCGCTTATTCTAGCGATCACACATATGTGACAGGCCGAAAGGACCGCATAGGAAGCAACACCTACAGATGGGTATCCATCGTTGAGACTTGAAAATCGGGCTCCCGGCACGGAACTAAACTCAAAAGCCGGAGGAGGGGGTGCGACTTTCACTTGAGTCCGGCAAAGATCCTGCAGGGTCCAGGACAGGGTCAAGCAAATGCAGAATATAAATGTCTTAAAGCTCCTTGAGCTTCAAGGCAGATAGCAGGAAGAATATAAATAGCCAGACAGGCCGACGGTTACTCTGTTGATGGTCCTTATCGGAGATGCTGATAAGGAATGATGATGTCCAAACTGGATGCACCAGGCATTCAACGGATGCGATTTTAGGCCCCCGGTCTTATATAGTTAATCAGAAAAAGAACACTTTCCAGACTGTGGATAACGGTATCAAGTGGACGAGTATGAAGGCGACTTGCACGCGCTCTGGGTGAAATCATTTATGTGCATGAGAGCAGCCGGCCAGTGGCAGTAGAACACTTCCCAAACCGGTTAGCGACCAGGTCATGTGCCTTGGTGCCGATGATGTAAGCAGCAGGGACGGAGAAAATCTAAAGTTGACCTGCTTTTCGAAAGCTTCAACACCCAGTTGCTGGCTGCAAACCTGCACAACTGCTCGAAAGCGACAACTCCGGGACGCATAGGAGGGATTCGATTTGTTGGCGTCGACTGGCAGATTCTGGCATTGGATATAGATACAGTCATCTGCCCGGTTCTTTCCTTTAGATTTTCTCTCCTCGATCCCGTCCTCCGAACACCATGGCCGATTTCGGTTCCGCGCTCAATTTTGTCA
This window harbors:
- a CDS encoding uncharacterized protein (BUSCO:315802at4751~EggNog:ENOG410PGF7~COG:J~BUSCO:5566at33183), yielding MFRTFNPVRFYSTPLRIRMKPLITVLGATGTGKSKLAVDLAVRFDGEIINGDAMQMYKGLPITTNQIPVEERDGIPHHLIACIDIDQEPWRVSQFQKSCLELIEEIRSRGKLPILVGGTHYYTQSVLFHEQLVDRRKDEDEITNQEFDEIAEGEKWPILNAPAEEMLQKLREVDPVMAARWHPNERRKIRRSLQIYLHTGKPASEIYKQQKMRLKSLLASTNAQQHRASGDVCEDGETGHLRFPTLLFWVHSDRDILHQRLDDRVDAMIDQGLLSEAKHMFNYLKEKESEGVHIDRTRGVWVSIGFKELDPYISALSSGQMSPEELQGLKKERVEFVKSATRQYSRSQIKWIQGRLWKSLESANATDRLYILDSTNVDDWKRAVRLPAEKVAEAFISGNPRPHPNEISEIARKVFELKKREAQSSSDDMEIKRKTCDVCNAAAMTERQWEIHMAGRRHKNAVKAAEKRAQREEYFKRIRGASEG
- the CAF16 gene encoding CCR4-NOT regulatory complex component (BUSCO:332416at4751~EggNog:ENOG410PINB~COG:K~BUSCO:11451at33183), which codes for MASATPDSSVHVHDLNYSFPDGTAGLTNINLDLPLGSRTLLIGANGAGKSTLLRLLSGKRLAPANTVTIGGVDPFKEGLEGVTYLGVEWVLNPIVRTDIDVPTLLASVGGDHYPERRDELVEILDVDLSWHMHAVSDGERRRVQLAMGLLRPWNLLLLDEITVDLDLLSRANFLAFLRRETEIRPCTILYATHILDNLANWPTHLVHMHMGQVRDWGAIEKFYAGKPRVSENSQLGELVLEWLKRDLKERGPRPGRPSESKVEPGYNMEI
- a CDS encoding uncharacterized protein (BUSCO:122507at4751~EggNog:ENOG410PGG4~COG:B,K~BUSCO:1881at33183), with protein sequence MVSITTEYICVGGNRHPAAADWHKQSGLVAYGADNNVALWDPADRHNRGVHAILAGHTDKVNVVKFHSLRNADSKRPLLITGSVDRTLRIWVPSESSPLTFTLAATLQGHENSINCIAVAENSDVFVSGAADGTIKAWKITEEAGKGIQASLLESVTVKPRFFPLTVALRKLNPGTTSGGLMLAVGGTRSTVQIYVAQDINEAHFELKATLTGHEGWIRALAFTSTDLPGSQDFLLASASQDKYIRLWRVHPGLAAIPAVRNAEDAILGGMEQALSNKAHTFDAAGTTYTVTFEALLFGHEDWVYSISWHPNPQKLQLMSSSADNSLVIWESDPVSGVWFSGSRMGEISVQKGSTTATGSAGGFWIGLWSPDGDVVISLGRTGSWRSWRYDTDADAWVQILGITGHVRAVNDIVWEPSGGYLLSTSADQTTRLHASWKHNGYHSWHEFSRPQIHGYDLNCIASLGPTRFVSGADEKLLRVFNETKSIAQLLERLSGFAQSSTEDMAEAANIPVLGLSNKAVDDADADAEHEGEGEENGTEGEAPLQAVQLDPDRPPLEDHLARHTLWPEHEKLYGHGYEISAVAATNDRSLIATACKASSIDHAVIRLYDTQTWREIRPPLTAHSLTITSLRFSYDDRYLLSVGRDRQWAVFERDFTDKSLYRPFSSNLKAHSRMILSASWAPHPTTSVFATAGRDKSVKVWAQEGTAFVCKSSIPIARPVTAIDFLPTVLDGRLSLAVGDDSGEVSIHDIAIDSFTPGSQVTIPKHQSPSKGILQLAWRPISTSNEKKPGYQLAVASDDSSVRLYNIDDVPR
- the URM1 gene encoding Ubiquitin- modifier 1 (EggNog:ENOG410PR1E~COG:O~BUSCO:15993at33183), yielding MGSHMTGENGQLALLDITVEFTGGLEMLFSNQRKHKISLPSLDITGAPSNIAYLIKYLCQNLMKDERKELFVLDDSVRPGILVLINDADWELEGEEQYRIQQNDNILFVSTLHGG
- a CDS encoding uncharacterized protein (EggNog:ENOG410PG06~COG:G~BUSCO:4820at33183), whose product is MDTHLNPDVIASSPRFRRKSSTFVDAIHDLPDKPEIAPAQLYSTESGRLFHSGRIVIITVGLPARGKTSSHFGGYRKIFALGVKTRIFHLGDYRRATVVPGQDLPEDYFFVKASASSVLLRQKIVKKCRDDIYHFLSDENGQVAIYDAVNPIAAGRRSLAKEFGKYGIQTLFIESWCDNERIIEENVQRVKISSPDYKGWDPKDAVKDYLARISARIPQFQTMEEKDLNYIKMINAGDKMMINNCSFGYLHHRIVFYLLNLHIQNRRTYFARAGTSLEADSYKADASLSPKGEEYAQKMTRRLLEHREEERRVALEQGDLEAQARPLIVWTSTRRRTIETAQYLHKKGFKTRHRSQLSQLNPGVCEKMSERRIREEYPDEVKQHDEDPYHHRYPRAESYHDLAVRLEPIILELERERNDLLIIAHESVLRVLYGYLMACNAADIPFLSFPRDEIIEIIPASYNNEAKRIHVPNLPPEIIPGSPEDIKIPVPPSGTVSPMPDGSIGALTRGGTPQSGLRTPRNPERISQLHVEDVV